In Desulfovibrio inopinatus DSM 10711, the sequence AACAGATGGCTCTCCTTTCCTCGGACGCCAATGCGCTCGTTTGGCTTTAAAATAGAGTTTTCGAGCTTCTTCAAAATCTGGATTCAACTTCAAAGCACGTTCAAGCCAACCCATCCCCAGTTCCAGACGGCCAGAGAACAAAAACGCTTTGGCCACATTGTAATGAATATGGTCGTCGTTGGGGCTAATCGCGAGTCCCTGCCTATAGGCATTCAATGCGCCTTCGAAATCCCCCTTTCGCCGCAAACGAACACCAAGATCATTATAGGGATTCACCGCATTGGGATCATGCTTGATAATATCGACGAATATCGCTTTCGCTTCCTGAAACCGCCCTTGTTCCGCAAAAATACTTGCTGCCTTTTGCATCATCTCCAAACTTTTTTCTTCGTTCCCTTTGGCTTGATAGGCTTCGGCAAGTCCTTTATAAGCATCGGCAAAGACATTATTCTGCAAGATAGCTTTATTGAAGGCGATAATAGCTTGACCGAACTTCTTTTTGCCGAGGGCTTCGATTCCTCTGTTGAAATAATAGCGTGCGTCTTTCTTCGTCGTCAAAAGGTTTTGCAATTCCTCAACGGCTTTATCCGCTTCGTCCGTCAACAAATGGTTTCCGGCCCGACGCAAGGCTTTAGCTTGATTTTTGTCGATCCGTGTCGAGTCGTAGGCAAACCGGATATGATCCTCAAACGTGCGGATCGTATACGGTCTTAAAATATACCCTGAACAGCCCATAGAAATGGCATCAAGCACTTTCTCCCGTCGATTCTCCACAGTCGCCATGACAAGAGGAACAATGGTTGTCGGATTGATGGCACCTGCCTTGGGTAAAAACGACAGTCCATCCATATCCGATAGCTTCGAATCAATCAGTACCATACCATACGAGTTATCACGCATCAGTCGCAATGCATCGGTACCGGATTCGACAGTTTGGATATGCCTGAAGCCAAGCTTGGTCAGGAAACGCTTATCAAGTTGCGCATTGTGGATGTTTTCTGAAACAATAAGGGCATCCAACTGGCTATACGACATGTATCACTCCCACTCTGGCCTATAACGTGCAAAGCGTTTCCGGGCAATGACTGAAAATACTCTCTAAAAAATGACGAGAGGTGCAGAGAAAAACAAAGAAATCACCAATGGTATATTAATACACACCCCACTATTTACCAGACAGACGAACTTCCGCAAAAGACAACTTATACAACATACGAGAAGGAGGCATCCCCATGGATAATTCTTTTTTTAAACTCCTGGAGTCCATCTCCAGCAAACCCGATCCTTTTGCCTACGATACTGTTCTCGAGCTGTGGGACAACGATCATACTTCAAAGCAGATGTTGCAATATCATCTCAGTAATGACGTCGATATGTCATCACGTCGTGGATCTTTCATAGAACGTTCTGTGAAGTGGATGGTTGACCATTTTGCAATCGATTCCCATACAAAAATAGCCGACTTTGGCTGTGGACCGGGGTTGTATGCAACCCCTTTAGCCCGAGCCGGTGCACACGTCACAGGAATCGATTTTTCCCGCCGATCCATTGCCTATGCTCGCGAGACGGCCAGACAACAAAACCTCGATATCTCGTATCATCGCGGTAATTATCTTGACTTTGAAACCGATGAGCGCTTTGACCTTATTCTTATGATCATGTGTGATTTCTGTGCACTCAGCCCACAAAAACGGCATTACCTTTTGGATACGTTTCGTCGTCTTCTCCGGCCTGACGGAGCATTGATCCTCGATGTTTACTCCACAGTTGCCTTTGATCAAAAAAGCGAGACATCAACACTACAAAAGGGGCTTCTGGATGGATTTTGGTCGCCCAATCCGTATTACGGTTTTCTCAATACGTTCAAATACGAGAAAGAAAAAGTCGTTCTTGATAAGTATACCATTGTCGAAGCGGGAAAGACACGTACTGTGTACAATTGGCTCGAACATTTCACTCCGGAAAAACTGGAACAAGAATGTAACCGGTCCGGATTTGGCATCGACACCCTTCTTTCCGACGTGGCTGGCGCTCCCTTCGATGCTCAATCAAGCGAATTTGCTATCATCGCCAGAGCACGTTAAAAATACGTTCTTACTTCAGAAAATTGAATTTTCATCCGATACAGGAGAACCGCGTGTG encodes:
- a CDS encoding tetratricopeptide repeat protein, with the protein product MSYSQLDALIVSENIHNAQLDKRFLTKLGFRHIQTVESGTDALRLMRDNSYGMVLIDSKLSDMDGLSFLPKAGAINPTTIVPLVMATVENRREKVLDAISMGCSGYILRPYTIRTFEDHIRFAYDSTRIDKNQAKALRRAGNHLLTDEADKAVEELQNLLTTKKDARYYFNRGIEALGKKKFGQAIIAFNKAILQNNVFADAYKGLAEAYQAKGNEEKSLEMMQKAASIFAEQGRFQEAKAIFVDIIKHDPNAVNPYNDLGVRLRRKGDFEGALNAYRQGLAISPNDDHIHYNVAKAFLFSGRLELGMGWLERALKLNPDFEEARKLYFKAKRAHWRPRKGEPSVRYNIDRKQPELTIDSDD
- a CDS encoding class I SAM-dependent methyltransferase; protein product: MDNSFFKLLESISSKPDPFAYDTVLELWDNDHTSKQMLQYHLSNDVDMSSRRGSFIERSVKWMVDHFAIDSHTKIADFGCGPGLYATPLARAGAHVTGIDFSRRSIAYARETARQQNLDISYHRGNYLDFETDERFDLILMIMCDFCALSPQKRHYLLDTFRRLLRPDGALILDVYSTVAFDQKSETSTLQKGLLDGFWSPNPYYGFLNTFKYEKEKVVLDKYTIVEAGKTRTVYNWLEHFTPEKLEQECNRSGFGIDTLLSDVAGAPFDAQSSEFAIIARAR